CTTCTGGGGACTTTCCATGAGTCTTGCTTAGATGTAGCTTGATTGCATGCTTGCTGACAAATGTCCGATTGCAAATTCTGCACTGGTAAACTGAGCCAGGGCTAGAGTCCTCGTCAAGGGATGTCAAGTTCAGCAGGCTGCCGCCATACGCCACTTTGTCCATTACCATCTTGGAGACAGCCTGCTGCTCCTGGAGATGGTGCAGGGACAGTTTGGACAGGTCCTTGAGGCTGAATCCCAGGTGAATCTCCAGATGGCTAATGTAAGATGTAGGAGTCCTGAACTGGGAGGCACAATCTCCACAAAGAAACACAGGCTGGCTGGAGTCCATGTTCTTCAGAAACTTGGTTCCCCCAGTTCTCTTCAGCTGGTACTTCACATTTGCGAGCCAGTGGGAGATGGTGGTCATTGAGAGGCCGGTGAACTTGCATATGAGCACACGCTCTTGAGGGCCGAGGTCTGATATGGTATAGCGACCCTCCGGAGTCTCCTTCAAGCTTGAGGCAAACTGAGCCTGGAGGATCAGAAGATGTTGAGGGTTCCAGTTAGAATGCCGACCTTTTCTCTTCTGTGCGGAAGAAAGATCTTCCAGAGAGTCTTCAAACACACTGCTGTCTGCATCAGACTTTTCGGAGATGGACGAGGGAGTGGAGGAATTGGGAGTCAGGTTGTCAGCAAGGTTCTTCACCATGTCCGAGATGTCCATCAGTGCATTTTCTCGCAATGAAGATACTACAGGGTCCGACAAAGGTATTCCTGTGTAAAGGGGTCTAGTTCCATTGAAGTTGTTATGGGTATTGTTATTGCCATCATTGTTGGTACCTTTGGACTTCCTCAGATCTATGGGCTGGTCATTGTCCTGGTAGAAGCATGTGTTGAGAGACTTGTTTTGCTTAACAGAGGTGGAGTGATAAGCAGGCTTGTCCATCACCTTATTGCTGATCTTGTATAACACTGACAGAGGGTCAGAGGAAAGGTTGACTGGTTTGGAGGCTTTGCTGAGGTGGGCGTTCATCACTGACTGTAGAGCAGAAAGTGGGCTGATGAAAGGCCTCTCATGTGAATGATCTATGATGATCCCTAGACCTTTGCCATTAGTAATGGGTGACTTGCAATTTTCTGGGCCATTTCTTGCATGGTTCTGGCTTTCAACTAAAGTTTCTTTTGGCTCCACTTTACACACCACATCTGCTGTTCCTGGGCTATTGCTCCTTGTTTCTGCATCTTTCTTCTCCCAGTGAATTGGCGATAATGACTGGGGGGTGTATGCAGACCTTGGTCGCTCATTCACCATCTggtcctccttctccttctttaCCGAGACCTTTCCTATGACCTTCTCCACTAGCTCCTCCATTGCAGATACATTGTTCCTAAGGGATGGGGATGATGAGGGACTCTGGGGAATGTGGGTTACTGCCCCAAGATCAGAAACATATGTTCGGAGGCCACCTTTAAAGGCTGGCTGCACTGGTACAGTTTGAACTGTAGGAGGAATTAAGGTGGATTTTGtggatccctggagctgttggTAAGCTGCATGGATGCTGGGGTATCCTCCCCAGGTAGGTGTACCTGTCTGAGCCTTGCTGATGGCACTAGACACTGTGTTCTCCAGGGATTTGAGGATGTCCATTCCTGCTTTGGGAGTCTCCTCAAGGTCTTCTTCTCTGAGGTACTTGAAAGAACTAGAATCCAACTTGTCCAAGTCTAATTTCTCACCAGAATCCTCTTCCTCTTTGATCTTTTTAAGCACAAGTTCACCaacctccatctttctctcttctgtctccttCTTGTTCTCGGAGCCAGTGGACAGTGCAGGAGAAACAGACTGAGTTTTAAGGCTCGGTAGAGGCAGCCTGGCAGTAGTGGGTGGTAAAGGGATCGACTGGGTTTTCTCCTCCATCACTGGATCAAACACCAGCTGCTTtcccttcttggaggcagtgttTGTGACTTTCAAAAAGTGGCCTGTCACCATCATATGGGCAGTAAGCTGTTGAAGAGTGTCATGGGAACTGCCACACTCCATGCACTTCAAGATCTGAGACTTGCGTGCCTCAAACTGCCACGTGTAGCTAGCCCCGTTCTGATAACCATAGCGATTGTTAGGGGTAACATATGGGTTTGGAGCTCCCTTTGCATCTTTTCCAGAATCTAGTCCTGATACAATTCCACTGGAACCTGTGACTGACTCTGGGGAGCATGGGGAAAGGGATCTGAAAGGTTTTTTGGCTGACGGCACTAGCTTGGTGGCTAGGACTGGCACAGGTTCTTTGAGAGGCACTTTCTGATAATGTTTAGTCTTGATCATGTGGACACTCAAGTCTTGTAAAGACTCAAAGGAGTGGCCACAGTACATGCACTTCAGCACTTTCTGGGCATCCTCTTTGCCTTCCATCTCCATTAAGGAACGCTTGCGGGGCTTTGACCAGCGCTTGCCACCGTCCTCTTCTTTGTCTTTGTTGTCATCTCTGTAATGGCCAGTCTCGTTCATGTGAACAGTGAGTCCGACCAGCGTGTCATATGCAGCGCTGCAGTCTTTGCACCGGAACTTGCTGGCACCGGTAAAAACAGAGCCGTAGAGTTTGTTGTTTTGCCGGTAGAGCTGGACAGTGCTGAAGAGACTGGGCTCAGGAAGTAGGTGGTAAGGAGATTGTTGGAGTGTCTTGGCTAAAGCTGCTTGATGCCAATCATAAGCCACACCGGCACTATTACTGTCACTGCCACTAGCCGGCATGGCATTTACGGGGGTGCTGACATTTGAACCGTTGCTCTGGGTTGCATTAAGGCTGCTTGCAGTAGAGCTCTTCTGACTGTGGAGGATATTCTTGTTGGCGACCTCAGTGCCATTGGAGGGTGTGGTGTTGGCTGTATGTGTAGTGGCACTGCTGGAGGACTCTGGCTTGGTTTTCGTGATATCCATGGCAAAACTGGACCAGGAGGCATCAGAAATCAAGTTTGCATAGACTGCTTTCATCTGTGCCAAGCTATCCTCCAGGGCGTTACCATTGGCCACATGCCCGGGCACCCCTTCCCGTTCTTCTTTTGAAGAAGTACTCCTGTAATCGGCGATCTGATCACTAGCATCGCTGAGAGGAGAAGCATATCCAGCGTCTGGGTTGGTGCCATGGCTGAGCGGCGAGTCCCCGGGTGTCAGAGGGTCTTTAAcaccctcctcctcttcctcattgCACAAGTACTCTCCATCTCGGCTGTCCAACGAGAGCCCATCATCTTGAAGAGTCTCTTCATCAGAGGCGCCTGCCTTAATCTCTACCTCTGGCACATAGGCTGAGaaacggagagagagaaaagtgacAATCAATGAGTTATCTGCTGATTTCaagtttgtatttatatttttatattcaagTCTGTATTGCTGACTTTCTGCCATATGTTTCaacataaacaaaatgtaaagggtgtttttttctgtagttATTGCCATTGCACAAGTATAACAAGATTACGCTTGCATCTACAtgcaacaacaataataaataacaaatataataAGAAACAATTAATATATGAGACCTATAATGagctcagagagagaaataatgaatatacaattgccacatgtttttgtttgaggTGGCAATTACTACTTTTTCCTGTGGAAGTCAAAGCATTTCAAACTGAACTTCAGATTTTCCTTTCGTAGCTCTCATATTGTTCCACAGCTTTCTGAATAAATGCTTTGAGGTGCATTTTCCAGAGTGTTGCATATGAAattaattcataaatacataTCAACTAATATCCTGAGATTTCAGAAGTGCAATAAAGAGGACACACTGAGAATTAGCTTTCATTGCTAATCAACCCCATGGTCAATGCCTCTGGTGCTTACTGAATATTAATTTGTGTACacatcaacaaacaaacaaacataagagggggagggaagggagagagagcagagaagcATTAGGGGGAGTGAGACAACCCTCTAGCTTCTTTGGTTTATCTCTCGGCTGCACGGTGAGATGTGTGTCCTCGATGCCAGTGTCAGTTTTTCCTGATGAAACAGATGCGCTGTCAGCTTCAAACGGAGCGCTAAGCTGTCGTATCGTAATCTAAGTGGACGTAACACCTGACGTATGTTCACTGGCACTGTTCCTCAGCAGGAGAAAAGCCAGGCCAACGCATTAGCATGCTAGTGGCTGCGTCTCTTGgagtgtcaaaaaaaaaaaaccctcacatTTAAAAGAACGTGCACTGTTTAGAAACCCTACTCTTTACTGATATCCCTTAACATCAAGTAGTTATTATAGTTTTATACATTACCATTCCAGCTATTCCAATAATGAATAATCCAATTTTTGTACTCAACCACAATTGCATCCAAACCCAGGCCAAAACCAAAGTGAAAATTCAGGCCAGAACTTGGGTCAGGTTTAGGCCCGGTCTGGACCAATACTGAGGTCAAATTGTAGGCCACATCCAGATGAAACACAGACCAAATTCAGGCCACAACAAAGGCCCGAGTCAAGAAATCCAAACCCAGAGGATTCCGAGAGCAAACCAAGGCCAAGTACAGGCCACATTTCAGTACAGACCCAAACTCCGGTCAAAACccagaacaaaaacaaggtGGATTTAAAGCTATTTTCAAGTCAAAAGCTGCAATAAAATCTAAGACCTAGTCAAGACTCATACCTTTTCACATTGCCTTCTCTGCtttatacgtgtgtgtgtgtgtgtg
This window of the Hoplias malabaricus isolate fHopMal1 chromosome Y, fHopMal1.hap1, whole genome shotgun sequence genome carries:
- the LOC136679788 gene encoding teashirt homolog 1-like translates to MPRRKQQEPRRAAAYVPEVEIKAGASDEETLQDDGLSLDSRDGEYLCNEEEEEGVKDPLTPGDSPLSHGTNPDAGYASPLSDASDQIADYRSTSSKEEREGVPGHVANGNALEDSLAQMKAVYANLISDASWSSFAMDITKTKPESSSSATTHTANTTPSNGTEVANKNILHSQKSSTASSLNATQSNGSNVSTPVNAMPASGSDSNSAGVAYDWHQAALAKTLQQSPYHLLPEPSLFSTVQLYRQNNKLYGSVFTGASKFRCKDCSAAYDTLVGLTVHMNETGHYRDDNKDKEEDGGKRWSKPRKRSLMEMEGKEDAQKVLKCMYCGHSFESLQDLSVHMIKTKHYQKVPLKEPVPVLATKLVPSAKKPFRSLSPCSPESVTGSSGIVSGLDSGKDAKGAPNPYVTPNNRYGYQNGASYTWQFEARKSQILKCMECGSSHDTLQQLTAHMMVTGHFLKVTNTASKKGKQLVFDPVMEEKTQSIPLPPTTARLPLPSLKTQSVSPALSTGSENKKETEERKMEVGELVLKKIKEEEDSGEKLDLDKLDSSSFKYLREEDLEETPKAGMDILKSLENTVSSAISKAQTGTPTWGGYPSIHAAYQQLQGSTKSTLIPPTVQTVPVQPAFKGGLRTYVSDLGAVTHIPQSPSSSPSLRNNVSAMEELVEKVIGKVSVKKEKEDQMVNERPRSAYTPQSLSPIHWEKKDAETRSNSPGTADVVCKVEPKETLVESQNHARNGPENCKSPITNGKGLGIIIDHSHERPFISPLSALQSVMNAHLSKASKPVNLSSDPLSVLYKISNKVMDKPAYHSTSVKQNKSLNTCFYQDNDQPIDLRKSKGTNNDGNNNTHNNFNGTRPLYTGIPLSDPVVSSLRENALMDISDMVKNLADNLTPNSSTPSSISEKSDADSSVFEDSLEDLSSAQKRKGRHSNWNPQHLLILQAQFASSLKETPEGRYTISDLGPQERVLICKFTGLSMTTISHWLANVKYQLKRTGGTKFLKNMDSSQPVFLCGDCASQFRTPTSYISHLEIHLGFSLKDLSKLSLHHLQEQQAVSKMVMDKVAYGGSLLNLTSLDEDSSPGSVYQCRICNRTFVSKHAIKLHLSKTHGKSPEDHLVFVTTLEKLRKEEP